The following are from one region of the Mauremys mutica isolate MM-2020 ecotype Southern chromosome 22, ASM2049712v1, whole genome shotgun sequence genome:
- the STT3A gene encoding dolichyl-diphosphooligosaccharide--protein glycosyltransferase subunit STT3A, with the protein MTKLGFLRLSYEKQDTLLKLLILSMAAVLSFSTRLFSVLRFESVIHEFDPYFNYRTTRFLAEEGFYKFHNWFDDRAWYPLGRIIGGTIYPGLMITSAAIYHVLHFFHITIDIRNVCVFLAPLFSSFTTIVTYHLTKELKDAGAGLLAAAMIAVVPGYISRSVAGSYDNEGIAIFCMLLTYYMWIKAVKTGSIYWAAMCALAYFYMVSSWGGYVFLINLIPLHVLVLMLTGRFSHRIYVAYCTVYCLGTILSMQISFVGFQPVLSSEHMAALGVFGLCQIHAFVDYLRSKLNPQQFEILFRSVISLVGFVLLTIGAVLMLTGKISPWTGRFYSLLDPSYAKNNIPIIASVSEHQPTTWSSYYFDLQLLVFMFPVGLYYCFSNLSDARIFIIMYGVTSMYFSAVMVRLMLVLAPVMCILSGIGVSQVLSTYMKNLDISRPDKKTKKQQDSTYPIKNEVASGMILVMAFFLITYTFHSTWVTSEAYSSPSIVLSARGGDGSRIIFDDFREAYYWLRHNTPEDAKVMSWWDYGYQITAMANRTILVDNNTWNNTHISRVGQAMASTEEKAYEIMRELDVSYVLVIFGGLTGYSSDDINKFLWMVRIGGSTDTGKHIKEHDYYTPTGEFRVDREGSPVLLNCLMYKMCYYRFGQVYTEAKRPPGYDRVRNAEIGNKDFELDVLEEAYTTEHWLVRIYKVKDLDNRGLSRT; encoded by the exons ATGACCAAGTTAGGGTTTCTCCGCCTGTCCTATGAAAAACAGGACACGCTGCTCAAGCTTCTCATCCTGTCGATGGCAGCTGTGCTAT CTTTCTCCACTAGACTCTTCTCTGTGTTAAGATTTGAAAGTGTCATCCATGAATTTGACCC GTATTTTAACTACCGCACGACCCGCTTCCTGGCAGAGGAGGGCTTCTATAAATTCCACAACTGGTTTGACGACAGAGCCTGGTACCCCTTGGGGAGGATCATTGGTGGAACCATTTACCCAG GTTTGATGATCACATCAGCAGCGATTTATCATGTTCTGCACTTCTTCCACATTACCATTGACATCCGAAATGTTTGTGTATTCCTGGCTCCCCTCTTCTCTTCCTTCACCACCATAGTAACTTATCACCTCACCAAAGAACTCAAG GATGCAGGGGCAGGTCTCCTAGCTGCTGCCATGATTGCCGTGGTGCCTGGTTACATCTCTCGTTCTGTGGCTGGCTCCTATGACAACGAAG GTATTGCAATATTCTGTATGTTGCTAACTTACTACATGTGGATCAAAGCAGTGAAGACTGGCTCCATCTACTGGGCAGCCATGTGTGCCCTTGCCTACTTCTATATG GTGTCCTCGTGGGGTGGCTACGTGTTTCTGATTAATCTGATCCCCCTGCATGTCCTTGTGCTGATGCTGACAGGACGCTTCTCCCACAGGATCTATGTAGCCTACTGCACAGTGTACTGCTTAGGAACCATCTTGTCTATGCAGATTTCCTTTGTTGGCTTCCAG CCTGTCCTGTCATCTGAGCACATGGCTGCCTTAGGGGTCTTTGGCCTGTGTCAGATCCATGCCTTTGTGGATTACCTGCGCAGCAAGCTGAACCCCCAGCAATTTGAAATTCTCTTCAGAAGCGTGATCTCCCTGGTTGGATTTGTTCTTCTCACGATAGGAGCCGTGCTGATGCTGACAG ggaAAATCTCGCCTTGGACTGGCCGTTTCTACTCTCTGCTGGATCCTTCCTATGCAAAGAATAACATTCCCATCATTGCTTCAGTCTCTGAGCACCAGCCCACCACTTGGTCCTCCTATTACTTTGACCTGCAGCTTCTTGTTTTCATGTTCCCAG TTGGTCTGTATTACTGTTTCAGTAATCTGTCGGACGCCCGCATTTTTATCATCATGTACGGCGTGACCAGCATGTATTTCTCTGCAGTCATG GTGCGTCTCATGCTGGTTCTGGCCCCAGTTATGTGCATTCTGTCCGGCATTGGGGTTTCTCAGGTGCTCTCCACTTACATGAAGAACCTGGATATCAGCCGACCAGACAAGAAAACCAAAAAGCAACAGGACTCTACCTACCCTATTAAAAACGAA GTTGCCAGTGGCATGATCCTGGTCATGGCTTTCTTCTTGATCACCTACACTTTTCATTCGACTTGGGTAACCAGCGAGGCCTACTCCTCCCCCTCCATAGTGTTATCTGCTCGTGGGGGAGATGGCAGTAGGATCATCTTTGATGACTTCAGAGAGGCGTATTACTGGCTGCGTCACAATACGCCAGAG GATGCAAAGGTCATGTCCTGGTGGGACTATGGGTATCAGATAACAGCCATGGCAAATCGGACGATTCTTGTAGACAACAACACCTGGAATAACACACACATCTCCCGTGTTGGTCAG GCAATGGCATCCACCGAAGAGAAGGCCTATGAGATTATGAGGGAGCTGGATGTCAGTTATGTGCTGGTAATATTTGGAGGCCTCACTGGATATTCCTCAGATG ATATAAACAAGTTTCTGTGGATGGTGCGAATTGGTGGAAGCACAGACACCGGGAAGCACATAAAGGAGCACGATTACTACACACCAACAGGAGAGTTCCGTGTGGATAGGGAAGGTTCCCCTGTGTTGCTCAACTGCCTTATGTACAAGATGTGCTACTATCGCTTCGGGCAGGTCTACACAGAAGCCA AGCGCCCCCCAGGTTATGACAGAGTGAGAAACGCTGAGATTGgaaacaaagactttgaactcgATGTGCTGGAGGAGGCATATACCACAGAGCACTGGCTAGTCCGAATATACAAA GTAAAGGACTTGGATAATCGTGGATTGTCAAGAACATAA